The genomic DNA cggcggcaGTGcatagcgcggtgggcggagcaacccgagaaaaacgaagacgctctggctggctctggcagcacgcgggtagccagaagtggaaaatcgaagaagcccagtgtGTGGGTATGGGCGCGCGCGACGCATTGATGTATGGATATCCTTACGTTCACGTAAGTTCAATGCCAGAGACACGTGGCGTGCAGCTGCCGCGCTAAACTTTCACGACGTGAACTCGTCTGGCACTGCGTACGGTTCTCTCGAGAACTGGTTCAGAAAGTGCAGCAAAATCAATAATATCTATATTAGAAACGGCATGCTCATGGAGGGAGCCAGTGTGTGGGAACCATGGACTGCATTTTGTAACAGCAAAAAGAgtgcggggaggggggaggcagcACTTCATTGTACATTGTGCTTTATTTGTGACCACTACAAATAGTGGAAATGGGAGCTACGCGGCAGCGGCATCGAACATCAGAAATAATGGAGGCGCTTTAGGAAGTGGATCGCTACAAACTGTGGTCCCAGAGTGTCGCGAGACGACAATTCTTTCCCCCGCTTATGTTACTCTTTTGTTGGTGCCTGTAGTGTTTTCTCACTGGAAAAGATGGTATGTAGCGTTGTGCAAGAGAAAATCGTCCAAGGTTCAAAGGATAGAATGAAAAATCCATGTTTACTAAGTCGCACTACAAAATGCATATAAATATGGAAGGTAAATGCTGCAAACAGGAAGTTGTGTAGAATCAGTCATAAATGAAGGAATTGATCCATGAATATAAATTTGCTTTCAATATACCTGTCTCTTCGATTTTATTTGACACACTTCGCAGGGTACTTTCGCCTGCGTGCTGCTCTAAGCGTCGAGTCAGTTTGTATTTTCGATGCAGTATTTGCCGCTAGATGCGCTAATCTATGTACAGCATCTCCACAGTTCAGTCGACTCGAGCTCAGTTCATATACCCAGAGACAATAGGCATGATTGCAATAATCATTGCCACTTCCAGCGCTGTCTCCTGGGTGGTACTGTTGAGTAAGGGCGCGATCGCGAAGTGTTCAAGATTATAGAACGCAACAATCGCAAAGCCCCGCTTGGCCCCGTTTATTAGACACATTCGATAAACGCCATTTTGGACGATACTCGCGAGAATATGCGATGTTATCACTCTTCCAGTGGcagcactgtaatgcactgctaaAGTCAAATGTAGGTACTAGTGATCATGGCATGAGCTGTTCCTAAAAATAGTTCTGATCATATTTTAGCTATCCATAATTTTATGGGAACTTGAGTCTTATCAGAAACCGAATGCCACCGATTagatagagagagataaaaaatTATTTGGATCATCTACTCACGAAGCTTGGAAGTAGGTAAGTTTGACCCTTCCTGCATATCGGTCGAGTAGAGCATAGGTCACCCGCATAGTATAGCTTCGATATGTGGGTCTGCAGGATGATGACATTCAGATGTCTGCGTAAGAAGGAAGAAAATCCAAGAAATTGGTGCTCTGAAAGAGTGGAACTGTTATCTTAACATATAATTTTTCCAGCAACTAGCATATTACTAGGAAAGTGTACATTCATTAATATTTATGCCATAAAAGGCTTCGTAGCATTCTTAATGGACAACTGTTACCCAGCGACCGGGTGGTCTTAATGGCGTCGCACACTAAGCGCAAATGCAAATACATGTATATTTTTCTCATACGTATGCATTTGATTAACCGTGCCATTGACACAGAGATGATATTTCGTCAAACTTGTGGGCAGAACCTGCTTGTCGCTGTACTAGCACCTTTAGTAAAGATACAGGGTAATAAAAGTGGGGCACTACATGGTTTTACTGCAGCACCACTTCGAGAAACCGTCAAGTTTGGCTATTGATGAGGAAATTGTCAAATACTgagcagaaattaaaaaaaaccgGCGCAAGAACAATCCTTATCACGTAGGAACCAAGTATCTTCGTGCCTCTGAATTTCTTTTAATTACGGCATCAGAACTAAGCTACGAGGCAATTTTGGCCTCGGCGTTGTGTAGGGGGCCTTGCCATAAGTGTATATTCTATGGCTTTTCGTCCGCTTAAAACATGTGGCTCAACTGCTACTGTGATATTCGCCGAAGCAGATTTCATCGCGCTGAAATTTGGAGGCATCTCGGCAGGAGCTGCAGAAATGAAAGGCAACAGTTTCCACCTGACAGGCCTCCACAGGTGCTGCACAGCTGCTTCTCCCCTTATCGAGAGAACGTCCGGACGCAATTTACTGCTATGGATATTGTTCTGACTTCTATTTTGCGCTTGAAAGCACACTTATTTGTATAGAATAGATTCGCTTGCAATGAGCAACAAATATTTTGTTGTGTGAGGCCTTACGGTTGACGCTCAGCACTGTGAGttaatagagacctttagcgtgtccggtattcgggcaagcgcgggcggttttccggtttagcgggggcgtcaaggtgagcggccagatgggtggcgccagctggtggcgcaaagctcaactacacaaacacagagctaattactatattctgcttagctgctggcgaaaatttttgacagtggcgtaatcgtgttcacaattacgccgctgccaaaaatttccacgagtggcgaagcaggatatggtgagttactgcagttttagctgtgcgtttgtctggttgagctctacaacaccaggcggcttcaccgctcacgtttacgccccgaccatccagtaatccgcccaaaccgctcccgtttaccggaatagcgtacaagctaaaagtctctaataccTCTACGGTGCATCATTGAATACAGTGTTTTTGTTGAGCGTGAAGCCACAAAGTAACTGCTGGTTACTTCGGCAGTATCGAAATGAGGGTCGAGTGCTAAAATACTTCTGTGCTTCTATCTACAGCTTATTCATATTAACCCCAGTTCGTCCAAATTTACGTGGAACCATGTGCTGTGTCCCTCTCCCATAACGTAGACGTAGCTTCAGCATGGTGAATTGAGCACAGGTAATATCACTGTGGCGAAGTGTTGTTTACTTAGCAGAGGTCCAGTACGGTTTCTAGTGGCAGTCGGCCTCTATGGCTAGTTTCGTCATCGAAGGACAGTGATGGCTGCAGTTCACAATGATATAATGCGTCGATCTACTATTTGGATGCTGTGCTTCCAAAGATAAATTTTCCTTTGTGAAGTAAACTTTACGTGACCACATCTAACATAGCATTAGCTACGTGTATGCCTAACTGCGACCCCTGTAACTCCCTGAAAGTGCTCCTCGAATCGCGATATATAGCTCAAAGGTACTTTGTAGAAGTTAACGCTTTGCGCCGTACTATGTCATGCTATCCGAAAGATAGGTTAAGTTCGTAGATTTAGTGCTCCGTTATATCGACGGAAGGatcacttaaagaagaagctgcCAAACCGTTTTATAAGTAAATGTACTCACGGTATCGATTCCACCTCAACTGCGAAATGCGCTGACGCCACCGGTTCGTACAGCCACGCACCTATGAATGTCATGGGCTTGACGCGACGCTCTGCTCTCAATACATCCGTCATAGCCTGTGCCGGTAAAAAATGTCGCCAGCCTTGCAATACAAATTTCTTATTTAAGTACACGAGGCACTAATAATAGCAGTGAGTTCCCTTTTAATGGCGCATAGCGCaggcaaatgcaaaaaaagaaatgctattCCAATAAAATTACACTAACAGCATTATAGCATTGACTTTTCCTTAAAAGTGCTATTAATTTATTTCAGCGCTCGTAAATGTGGTGCCTATGCATTCTAACTACCAGAAAGCACGGGATCATTAACCAAGATAAGGACGCTACCTTCAGTACAACCACGAAAAGAATTTCTTATGAAGAGACGCATGTTCTTTGGGCGGAAACTTCGAACGTTGCCTGTGTTCAGAGAGATGCAGAATGAATCTCGGGAGGATATGTGGAGTGTTTCGAAGTTGTTTCCGGAGGTGTGGTGAATGCGCCAGAAAGTTGTGGCTGTGTGCCTGCTGTCTTTAAAGTCAGAAATTAGATTACCACCGTAGGTAGTACATTTTGTGATTGTTGAGTTATGACGTGCGAGCATTGATAATTATATCTCTTGAATGATTTGAATGCTTCTGATCTGAAGTATGCCGGAGCATAGCTGTTTCTGTGGGTTTATGTCCTTACCATAGGTGCATCCGCGTTTAACATCAGCATCTAATGACAGAATCTAATGTTCTTTAATAATACGGCTTTATTTATCTATTTGAAGCCCCTGCTTGATCTGACGAACATCATAAGCGTAAGTTTGATGGGTTTATATAAATGTCCTTTAATTTTAGTGGTTAGACTGTTGCAAATATTAGTGGTTGCGTTATAGTTACACACCGTAAGAACAAACTATATTGAAAACAGTTGCCTTATACGCCGGCACAAGGCTGTAGGTGTTGATGCGTGTGTAACGCGGAAAGTTGAGCACGCCCATGGCTGACAGGTTGGCGCTGCGCACAAGATCCGCTAGATGTCTGTCCATGTTTGGGAGGGCGCTCAACGTGCTCTCCGGCTGTCCCAGACCGTTGACCGAGAAGCTAACGCCAGCGGTCGCTACCGTGCTTGCCAAAGCACCCTGCGTGCGAGAATGTGTAAGCAGAAGATTGATTCGGGCATTGTTTTTGGTGGCCCAAGGGCCAGGTGTGATCAAATGGCTAAGGAAAAGTGATTTAAAAGCTTTGCGATGTTTTGAAACATGCTATGTGTAacgtggctgtaaagtggcctaaaattatCGGCAGTACCACTCCCAAAAATATAGAATAAATGAACACATACAATTTTGCTATAGCGGACGTTGAGCGTAAGCCCTCTGCGGAACAATAACGGAGCGCGTCGGCTCGAGACTTCTCGTTTACCGTACAAAAAGTGTGGCCTGCTGGGTGCGCCAGGGGGCACGTGATGGCACAGCGAAAGGGGAGGAGATGGCACCCCATGATAAGTGTATAGaatgagcgcgttcatgacgCTCTGAGGTCTACAAACTGTGTGGTGCTTTCGCATTCTCTCACGTGGGCAGTCTTACGTGTCACTGCCGAATTTTTAATTCAATATTAATTTAAAGTCACACTGTACGGCATCTTACACACAAAAGGATGGGATACCAGTCGTAGGCGGCCTGCCAGAGTGGCCACATCATCCGTGGTGAAGTGGCGCCGTGGGGTGCTGTCTCCCTGCTTTCCGCAAACCTACTCAGACCTGTTTAACTTTGTTTTCGTAGCATCCAAGTGACACGCAGACCAATGAGAGACACGGGCCTTTCTCCCAATCGGGTACTCAGGGCAATCAGGCAAGCCGACTCGATTGGACAGCGGACAGCGGACAGCGCGGACAGCGCGCACACGAAGTGTCCGTTCGGTACGACTGCGTTGGCTGGATAAGGGCCCATTGCCGAGGCGCCGTCGTGGTCAATCCCACGCAAAGGCTCTAGTCGCTCGCGCTGTTCACTTCCGTGGTTCCACGTCTCGGACACCACTCTCTGTCCGGCTCCCCCGCATCAAGGAAGACTCAACAGCCACAAAAAGAACAGGAGAGACCTGCGGCGTACGTGCTTCGCGACACTAGTATACTACTCACTAGAGTACAGTAAGCGTGAACTTTAGGGCCGGTGTTCGTCATTAGCTGCCAATCACTTTTCCTAGCTAAAGACATCTCCCAAAAATGGTTTTCGTGCTGCATACATGCCCCTACGTAGGTAAGCGTAAATGTGTAGTAGGGACTCTGCCCTTTCGTGTCATCAAAGTGGCAAAGAACCTGTTTAACAGAAGTGCGGCCTGTTCGGGCAAGAAAACCATATCCGCACATTTTACGTTAGTTTAAACGTAGTAATAGATGTGCCCATGACGGAATTTTAAGCAAATAAATGCGGTCCTGCAGCAATTATGCGATTGAGAGCGCACTAGAGCACACCGTTAAGGCTGAACTACGTATAATCATCACGGCTCCGTATACGTTAAGCAAGCATTTCCCTCGGAAGACAAGCTGCCAGACACCCTGTTTATTCCCTTTCCTATAGCAAAACTTCAGTGGCTCGTTAACTTTACTGCCACTAGACAACCGCGAGATCCATTCAGTGCATTTGCAGATGTTGACGTCGAAGTCCTTCACGGAGTGCAGCACTGAGAAAGGCGTAAAGAATAGCCTCAATAGAATTCCCTCTTTCCCTGCATTTCTTTCTAACGCCTGTCTTAAACGAGGTTGTCTAAAAAGGTTACTTTCAAATATGGCTTTCTTGTATTTTGCAGTTGGAACTGACGAAATATACTGAATGAAATTTAAAGAGCGTGTCATAATGTACCGCGTCTAGTGTTTTCCTTGTAAACGATGCTGCGCATTGGGATACCCTTATTGATATCAGACGTTAATAACGAAACTGAAGATTTTACTGACTCGTGTGAAGACATCCCAGGAGCTGGGTCCGTGAAGGGGTGCGAATCCGTCCGCGTAGGGGGATGTAGCCACCATGTCAGCGTAGACAATGTAGTCACAGAGCTGCCGATGAAACAACTCCGGGGTAGTGAGGGAATCGCCGACTACGCAGAAGATCAAGCCGCTTCGTCGGGTGGTGACCGCTGCGAATGGTGACCGCGAATGCAAAGTTGCTATTGCGAAATGGTGTAGCGATATGTCCAAGTCTCGGTATCTGACTGGCAATGTACGTCAATAACACAAAGTGCTACTGTTTCCAAGTCAATTTGATGATCATGTTAAGCCCAGATAAATATATGAGTGCGTCTAGTCATGGATTCGACGGAAGTTAGCTATTCGAGTAATACTGGTCTTACGCGGCACATTTTCGATCGAGGTTGATAGAGATGGACAAGACGGCGTGGACGTCGGAATAACGGTGTCGACATCGCCGTGATGTACCGTGAAAGTCCATGTGCGATAGCACCGCGGCAGTGAGGTGGAcgctgtgggtgcgagtgaaagcgtgcaaacGTGTTCAGAAAGGGTGGTGTCTCGATCTTCCGCGTACAAAgtaggaaggcggggaggaagcacgcagTCTCCCATGGCGCGCAAAGCGGCAGAAGGGGGTGAGGGTGttttactccggcggcggctgcgaatGGCGTGGCTGAGCACAGCCATGTGGATCACATCTTAAAAATCGATCTGCGGTCAGTACAGAGCCTAAGTGTGCCGAGgactgatggcttcgtgtgcgctgtgttctcgacgcttagttcgcgcttGCTCCGCTGGATCACTGCGACCGCTCTTCCTCACGTCAGCGTTTAGACAGCGACTGTCTGTGGTCACAGAGTCAGTTCAGCGATTATTTACGATTTCGCGCGtgtcaccatgcttgttagttcaGTCAGTAAGGGAACGTTCGCGAATTTATAAGTGttgataaatctactatccttacttcgtgtatgAGTCTAACAATTTGCTAGCTCTGTGCTTCTCCTTTCGCACAAAATGTGACATTTCTTTCTGAATACGGGCGGTGATGAGCAAGCTTTTCCTGGGATCCTTCCTTTTGCTTCGTTTGTTTCTTCGTTCTTTTATTGCCATTGTCATTATTTTTCAGAACATCTGGCCACTTTTTCACTCTTCTTATTCAATAGCTTCCGAGTTGTCTGCGCCTTCGGTTATGAACGGCTTTAGGTGAGGTAATGATTGAAGGGTACGAATAAGCTTCTTCTAGCAAGTGCCCACATCTTACGTTCTTTTACTTGCCGCTTCCTTAATGGAAGAAGGACCGCTTATTCGACTCGATATTTGAAATAATTTTGCTCAAGTAGTCATATTAAATTGACTTAATTCGGCTTTTCAAGAGCCCTAGTAACAACCGAAACCGTAACGCTTGTCCAGTTTATTCATACTAGATACATCAATACACTATTGCAACAAAAAACTGGCTGTAGTTAGATATGATGATGTCTGACTGAAGAAATCTTGAGAACAACTGGCCCTCGATTCGCTCAGTCGCTTTCACCACGTTCACGACCCTGATGAGTTGTGCCGGCTCCGCCGTTCCATGTGCTGTAAGACCAGATTTGTCAATGCACCGCCATGACTTGGGCATTTCAGTTTTCACGTTTGCTTGAGTTAAACAAACACTGAATACAAGAACAATATTAATAAAGCAGAGCCACAATATGAGGCCTCTCTATGCATAAATAACGAAAGCAAATTAGgagcaagcagaaaaaaaattcaaaaacgaCATTCAGGAAGCCAACGTGACCGTGGAAATATACGAAATTGCAGGCTAGCAGTAAAAATGTATTAGTTGAGATATCCAAAACACGTTCGGACACCATTATCCCCTTAAAACGACTACGAAAGACTCTTAGCACATAAAAACGAAATATCTGCTTTAGGCTAATGCATATCTTGTACAGTTATGAAATATGTTTTCAGTGACTTTTTGAACGTAGAAAGGGTGCCAGTTCTCCTGATGGGTCATGGAGCAAAAATTTCAAATAGCTAAAAGCGTAGCCGTCAGTCTTTCGTAGTCAGCTGaacctatgaaaaaaaaaagatatttctcTCAGCAAAGTGAGCAGAGGCCATCCATATTGACTGTGACTCTGCAGGTGAGCAGACAGATTGCACCTTATAGTAGGCTTACGCGAAGTTGGAGCCGTGGGAGAAGTTGCAGCCGTGGCAGGCATCCGCGCTGTCATTGGGATCACAACCACTGGAGGCACGCTCAGTGTTATAGCTGGATTGCCGCTGCCGGTTGTAGTACTGCCAGCACCTTCGGTACTGCTGTTTCCATCATTACCTTGACGAATGTCATGGTAAAGAATTTGATGCGACATCAGTACAGTGTTAGTGAACTGCTTAATTGAAAAGTGTATTGGCTCTCAAGTGAGGCAGGCAGCTCAAGCGTGTGGGTGCCAGGTCGCAGAAGGCGCAGAATAAGTACGAAAAACAGTCTCGGTATGTTGAGGAGTCACTTGATTCTGGATCACGACGTACATTGGTCTTCGAAAATGGTGGATGTTTTAAAGCGCCAGAATACGTTGACAGTCAGATGCAGTCATGTCCTTGAAAGGTATCGTTGGAACACGTTGAACAAAATATCCTTTGGCTGCTTTCCTATTATTTTAAATTTGTAGTTTTTTAACCATGACAGAAATTGGAATTTCTTGTCTCTGA from Dermacentor albipictus isolate Rhodes 1998 colony chromosome 7, USDA_Dalb.pri_finalv2, whole genome shotgun sequence includes the following:
- the LOC139048080 gene encoding uncharacterized protein; protein product: MLATVLIVFITLIGILLAFTLVDTKSRTEGNDGNSSTEGAGSTTTGSGNPAITLSVPPVVVIPMTARMPATAATSPTAPTSPVTTRRSGLIFCVVGDSLTTPELFHRQLCDYIVYADMVATSPYADGFAPLHGPSSWDVFTRGALASTVATAGVSFSVNGLGQPESTLSALPNMDRHLADLVRSANLSAMGVLNFPRYTRINTYSLVPAYKAMTDVLRAERRVKPMTFIGAWLYEPVASAHFAVEVESIPHLNVIILQTHISKLYYAGDLCSTRPICRKGQTYLLPSFEVAERASSYLQLRGGNFSVMLSSTLGVMVYVGKPGAKTPTAADQECEYSYMVDSDFPCRSNISTRLESYNSAEQYAYEAYTDGKRRFFLTYETVQSLQDKMDTYANVSTGWALFEAQRDVWKACRQDDYLRLSAIQEKARRLGKR